A window of Flammeovirga kamogawensis genomic DNA:
ATCCCTTCAGTAATTGCAATAATTACTTTGATTCCAGCATCAGCAGCTTCCATAATTGCATCAGCAGCAAAAGCTGGTGGTACAAAAATGATAGAAACATTAGCACCTGCTTGAGTTACTGCGTCAGATACAGTATTAAATACAGGACGATCTAGGTGAGTTTGTCCTCCTTTACCTGGAGTAACTCCACCTACTACATTTGTGCCGTAAGCAATCATTTGCTCGGCGTGGAAACTGCCCTCAGATCCTGTGAATCCTTGAACAATTACTTTTGAGTCTTTATTGACCAATACACTCATGGTTGCAGTTGGTTATTTGTTAGTAAATTTTAATATTACCTTTAAGCTTGCAATTTATACAATAAGATTGTCAATGTGAATAAAGATCATTCTTTTTATTACAAATAATCATTGTAATCTCCTGAATGGGTCAAAAATGCGGTTTTTTTATCGACTTATACCCGAATAAACGAATATGAAAAAGGTTTTTGCACAGTTTTTAGTGATTTTAGTGAGAGCTTATCAACTTTTAATCTCTCCATATACACCTTCATCATGTAGATATTCACCTACATGTTCCGAGTATACAATCCAAGCTTTAAAAAAGCATGGATTAATAAAAGGAGGTAAGTTAGCTTTTAAAAGAATAAAGAGTTGCCACCCATGGGGAGGTAGTGGATATGACCCAGTACCATAAATTCACAGAAATTGAAGTAGTAAAAATTAGAAATTAACTCCTAAAATCAGTAAATTTGGATTGAAAAATACAAATGTAATTATTCAATCAAATAATATTATTTTATGAAGTTTGTTTCTTTTAGAAATGTAATAGCTTCTGTTCTATTAGCAAGTATTTCTTCTGTCACAGCATTAGCACAGGAGCCAGGGATTGTAGATGGTACAAATTTAAAAGTTGTTCATCAAGTAAAAACAACACCTGTAAAGAGTCAAGGAAGAACAGGTACATGTTGGAGTTTTTCAACAACCTCTTTTATTGAGTCTGAATTAATGCGTAAAGGAAAAGGAGAATTTGATATTTCGGAGATGTATT
This region includes:
- the yidD gene encoding membrane protein insertion efficiency factor YidD; protein product: MKKVFAQFLVILVRAYQLLISPYTPSSCRYSPTCSEYTIQALKKHGLIKGGKLAFKRIKSCHPWGGSGYDPVP